The following is a genomic window from Candidatus Rokuibacteriota bacterium.
TCGTCGGGCCGTTCCGCGAAGGGCTGCGCGAGCTCGGCTACGTCGAGGGCCGGAACATCCTGATCGAGTATCGATGGGCGGAAGGAAAGTATGAGCGCTTTCCTGCCCTCATCGCCGAGCTGATCGCCGTGAAGGTGGACGTGATCGTTACCGCCGGCACGCCCGCCTCGCTCGCCGTCAAGAAGGCGACAACGTCGATCCCTCTGGTCATGGTGGCCGTCGGCGACCCCATCGGCGTGGGCCTCGTCGCGAGCCTCGCGCGGCCCGGTGGAAACAGCACCGGATTGACCTCGATCGCACCGGAACTGGAAGGGAAACGGTTGGAGCTGCTCAGGGAAGTGGTGCCCAAGCTCTCGCACATCGCTGTGCTGTGGAACCCGGACAATCCGTTTCATGTCGGTTCCTTGAAGGAGACGCGGGCTGCCGCTCAGGTGTTGGGAATCAAGGTGCAGCTCCTTGGGGTACGAGTCTCGGAAGAATTCCAAGCCGCGTTCGCGGCCATTCTCAGAGAGCGGTCAGGCGCACTCCTCGTGTTGGCAGATCGTCTCTTCTTACACAACCGCGCGCGCATCGTGGAATTCGAGGCCAAACACCGCCTACCCGGGGTGTATGCGTACCGGGAGTTGGTCGAGGCGGGAGGTTTGATGTCCTTTGGGCCGAGCTACGCGGGCATGCACAGGCGGGCCGCCTACTACGTGGACAAGATCCTCAAGGGCTCCAAGCCCGCCGACCTGCCCGTGGAGCAGCCGACCAAGTTCGAGCTGATGATCAACCGTGCGTCCAGAGAAAGCTGACGTGTTCAGCGGGAGACAGCCCCGCCGGGGTAAGAGCCAGAGCCCCGTAACTTGGGTGGCAGGGTGGCGGGAAACCAAGACTCTGAAGCCCACCGACCAAGCCATCGGAAGGATGGTGAGTGAGTCCCCGGGCCGTAACGGAAGTGAACGCACAGGTGGCCCCGACATACCAAAGATCCGGAGGCCGAGCCTCACGGTTGAGAGGCGAAGGCAGCATGGCACGTCGCACCTGGCTGATGCGGCGGAACACTCCGGCG
Proteins encoded in this region:
- a CDS encoding ABC transporter substrate-binding protein; the encoded protein is MERRTFIGVIAGGLLAAPLAAEAQQAAKVPRIGFLGNSTAALEANLVGPFREGLRELGYVEGRNILIEYRWAEGKYERFPALIAELIAVKVDVIVTAGTPASLAVKKATTSIPLVMVAVGDPIGVGLVASLARPGGNSTGLTSIAPELEGKRLELLREVVPKLSHIAVLWNPDNPFHVGSLKETRAAAQVLGIKVQLLGVRVSEEFQAAFAAILRERSGALLVLADRLFLHNRARIVEFEAKHRLPGVYAYRELVEAGGLMSFGPSYAGMHRRAAYYVDKILKGSKPADLPVEQPTKFELMINRASRES